Genomic window (Myxocyprinus asiaticus isolate MX2 ecotype Aquarium Trade chromosome 26, UBuf_Myxa_2, whole genome shotgun sequence):
atctgtgagaacaccatgaatgcagacagatatgtaaaaaaatttggagcaacatatactgccatccagcacagtcttttccagggacatccctgcattttccagcaagacaacttcaaaccacatactgcccggattacaagtgcatggctttgtaaacagagagtgtgggtgctagattggcctgcctgcagtcctgacctctctccaattgagaatgtatggtgcattatgaagcgcattagatggctatgaagaccctgtacaattgtgcaactaaagacctacataatgggtGAATGggtgaaaattccactttctaaacataACAaacttcagtgcccaaatgtttaaagtgttattagaagaaatggtgatgtttcacagtgataaacactcgactgtcatCTGACTTgaacttactgtacatttaaaagaacaaaacaaaatgaaattcacagggtaaaacatcatataatgtgtagttgtagagctttcaatatagcaaagggtgattataatttacaaatcactcatttttgattttaatagcatttttcatactgtcccaactttttcagaattggagGTGTATATGAAAATAACTCCAAGCCATTAAATTCCTTGCCAATAACTTTAGTCATGCAATTTGTATATTCCTCCACTAGATGGAAGCAAAGACTCACTTACCATACTTAGTGGGAAAGATGTCCTCATCTGTCACCAATTTCTGTACTGAACTCATGACAAAGTCAACGTACTGTGGCGCTGTGCATTTAGTCTTCTTCCCTTTCTCATCATACCAGTAATATGTCCTGAAAAAGGAAAGACAAACACCTCTATAAGTAGCAGGCACCACTATTATTGTAGATCCTACTAAGGattataaatttgttttaaaccCGTAAGTGTTAACCTAAACTCAAATTGTGTGCCTTATCAAGGAGAGGTTACTATTACTATTCTAACTGATAAAACAATGTAAAAGTTGCAAGTTGCATTGAtggagttttgcacaggcaaaatcagaaaatgtaaaaatctactttAAATACACATAGACTTCTGATAGATCAGATTAAACATCAGTAACAACATCACTGTTTCCTTTGAGCTCAATATCTGTATAACCAGGAGCCATTACTTGCTAAACAGATGTTGACCTATCTGACCAATCATCTGCTGTGTGTCACACACAGTACACAACACCTGTCTGACACAGTTTCTGGTGGTTGCTCATTAACCAAACTGTCTGATAGAGAATCAGACACAAGGCTTGATTCTCAGGGCTCCCCTGACTTTTCCCTCTTTATCAGATGGAGGAAAAACATGACACCTCTCGCCTCATCTTCCTGAGGTCAACCACGACTGCAGGTCTTGACCATAGCGCCAGATCACGACCCCTAGGGGTCACCTGTCAAGTGTCGAGTTGCCTGTTCTGTGCATCTCAGCGAGTCTGCAGGCTTAATAATGGATAACAGAGTCAGGATGAATAATAGAACACACATCTGCGCTACTTACGTATTGCTGGCCGTCATGGCCGGACACGTATCACCTGTGCAGAACTCTGAGATTGTGCTGTACTGTAGGTTGATGAGATTGAAGAAAGTCGTGGctagaaagataaaaaaaacaaaaaacagttggaTTAAGAGTTACAGTTATaattattgcatttaaaaaaaaacatgcagtgtggTCCAGAAGTCTTGAGAccgctagtgaaaatgcttctattttgtatttttctaatttcatCAAATTATATTTAGAACATATTTTCTTTGTCCAAGTGtctttattatacattattcaaaatCACTTTATacactttatttccaggtttaaattaacattttgaatcccACATTTTCAATATGTACTTTCGGACCCCACTTTATTTCAAGAGTTGATGTAAAAATTCCATTCCTCACAAGAGctgtcaatgtgataatgtaccaTGCAAAAGGTATCATATAGAGATATCTGTCAAGAGCAATTTAAGAACAGTAagtaacaaaaataaagaaaaagagtaAGAAAATACCCAAGTAACCTATAATCTAAAGTTCAGCTTTCATTAAATGTATGGGGCACAAAATGTATGAATCATTTCACCCCAACAAGTACCATATGAGATAACTATgagctttcagatggaaaaagcTGTAAAGATCAAGCTGTAAACTGAAATGAATCCAGAGTAATGGCTTTAATTAACCATAAAAGGCAGTGCTTTAGTTTCATAAGTGTTTGTAGAACTTGCAAGTGTATTAAAGGCTCCAAAATGAACCCATATTTTATGGCCTTTCACATGTGTTTCTTTCAAGATAAAATCGAGGGAAATGCAAACAATGGTGTGATTTGTTGGCTTTGGAATGTTATTCTGAGCTCATTTTTATCATAAAGTTATGTAACTTCGAGGCAATGTGATGCATTCTCTCTCTGCAAAGTGATGTTGCCAAAACTGCCTATAACTAGACACAAAAAGCCAAGATCAGACAAACAGCCCATTTTTCCCAGGTTAAAAACAACCAACATCCACAACGAGAAAAATTTGCCAAGTAAATTGTGGACCAAGTTTTAGTTTCCATTTTCTCAGTAATTCTACAAAGATTATTTGGCCAAAAAGCAGCAGCATGAACCTCTTTttaaatttaatatattaaaagtgctgatCTTGGatcactattgtttttttttttttctaaatatgaTTAAATGGCCATTAGGGGCATGTGAAAGATAGAAGCCTAGATATAATCTTGTACCaaagaacagtaaaaaaaaaaaaaaaaaaaaaagtaattggtCTTTCCAGAAAACCATGCGAGGTCATGTGAGACACTTACTGTTGCTAGCGAGCCATTCATTCAGGTCGATCTCCCTTGGCAACACCACCAGCTCCTTGAGGTCGAAATCGACGACCCTTACTTTGGTGTAGTCCCCATCCAGGTAATGCTTTTTCTCCTCTATGGGCGGCTTCTTTCCATTGGGCTTCCCCTTGCCCTTCCTGTATTGGGTGCAACAGGGGGAACAGAGGTTAGCGATACTGGTAGAGTTGCGAACAGTGTTGTAAAAGCAGTCTTCGAAAGAGACATAGCCCTAGCGGTTAGAGCAAATGCTCTGGGCAATATAGCTAAAAACATATATTTCTCAGGATGATATTCGATAAATAGATCATGAAACACAATATGTAAATTACAGTAAATGtctagatataaaaaataataataatccagtttccacaaatatatatatatatatattccttctgag
Coding sequences:
- the LOC127417189 gene encoding MOB kinase activator 2-like isoform X4, which encodes MVGDHTITGDSALSSRSSKNGLSCKMVLQAVGKVLRKGKGKPNGKKPPIEEKKHYLDGDYTKVRVVDFDLKELVVLPREIDLNEWLASNTTTFFNLINLQYSTISEFCTGDTCPAMTASNTTYYWYDEKGKKTKCTAPQYVDFVMSSVQKLVTDEDIFPTKYGKEFPNTFDSLVKKICREFNLMDPKETSILDDLTEALCTPLPPQPQNHVTER
- the LOC127417189 gene encoding MOB kinase activator 2-like isoform X1; protein product: MVGDHTITGDSALSSRSSKNGLSCKMVLQAVGKVLRKGKGKPNGKKPPIEEKKHYLDGDYTKVRVVDFDLKELVVLPREIDLNEWLASNTTTFFNLINLQYSTISEFCTGDTCPAMTASNTTYYWYDEKGKKTKCTAPQYVDFVMSSVQKLVTDEDIFPTKYGKEFPNTFDSLVKKICRYLFHVLAHIYWSHYKETVAMDLHGHLNTLYTHFIVFIREFNLMDPKETSILDDLTEALCTPLPPQPQNHVTER
- the LOC127417189 gene encoding MOB kinase activator 2-like isoform X3 encodes the protein MEWLMGKGKGKPNGKKPPIEEKKHYLDGDYTKVRVVDFDLKELVVLPREIDLNEWLASNTTTFFNLINLQYSTISEFCTGDTCPAMTASNTTYYWYDEKGKKTKCTAPQYVDFVMSSVQKLVTDEDIFPTKYGKEFPNTFDSLVKKICRYLFHVLAHIYWSHYKETVAMDLHGHLNTLYTHFIVFIREFNLMDPKETSILDDLTEALCTPLPPQPQNHVTER
- the LOC127417189 gene encoding MOB kinase activator 2-like isoform X2 — protein: MAEAEGAPSDDFGSIENPRGLIWNIFHRKGKGKPNGKKPPIEEKKHYLDGDYTKVRVVDFDLKELVVLPREIDLNEWLASNTTTFFNLINLQYSTISEFCTGDTCPAMTASNTTYYWYDEKGKKTKCTAPQYVDFVMSSVQKLVTDEDIFPTKYGKEFPNTFDSLVKKICRYLFHVLAHIYWSHYKETVAMDLHGHLNTLYTHFIVFIREFNLMDPKETSILDDLTEALCTPLPPQPQNHVTER